One genomic region from Tachysurus fulvidraco isolate hzauxx_2018 chromosome 14, HZAU_PFXX_2.0, whole genome shotgun sequence encodes:
- the LOC113655905 gene encoding rhamnose-binding lectin-like, translated as MMLLLRRMLLTLLIAANRWLVSGENMITCYGNIQHLACDTGLIKVKSTIYGRTNRDTCSNRPPSEVANTNCASRISTIADRCNGLRECEVKTDLLGNPDPCYGTYKYYNTTYDCISGQNIVICEQGYSTLDCGDGSIQIINANYGRADSVTCVNGLSGSLVQNTNCYAPNTFSKVASMCNGKKTCTVQSSYTIFTDPCIGTAQYLTVSYKCHRTLVTCEGNTAVLTCGARRINIISANYGRTDTTTCSSGRPASQLTVTDCYTPDARNKVAARCEGQSSCNVPATNDVFSDPCVGTYKYLTVVYSCF; from the exons ATGATGCTCCTACTGAGGCGCATGTTACTCACCT TACTTATTGCAGCCAACAGATGGCTTGTTTCTGGAG AGAATATGATTACCTGCTATGGCAATATCCAGCACCTCGCTTGTG ACACTGGACTGATAAAGGTGAAGTCTACTATATATGGACGTACAAACCGTGACACCTGTAGTAATCGGCCCCCTTCTGAGGTTGCTAACACCAACTGTGCCTCGAGAATTTCTACTATTGCTGACAG GTGCAATGGACTAAGAGAGTGTGAGGTAAAGACTGATTTACTTGGCAACCCTGACCCATGTTATGGAACCTACAAGTACTACAACACCACTTATGACTGCATCAGTGGCC AGAACATTGTGATCTGTGAGCAAGGCTACAGCACGCTGGACTGTG GAGATGGTTCTATTCAGATCATAAATGCAAACTATGGCCGTGCTGATTCAGTAACCTGCGTAAATGGACTTTCTGGCAGTTTAGTCCAGAACACCAACTGTTACGCTCCAAACACATTCTCCAAAGTGGCCTCAAT GTGTAATGGAAAGAAGACATGCACTGTACAATCTTCATACACCATCTTTACCGATCCTTGCATTGGGACTGCTCAATACCTCACTGTGTCCTACAAGTGCCATA GGACACTTGTGACCTGTGAAGGCAATACTGCTGTACTGACATGTG GTGCTCGCCGTATAAATATTATCAGCGCTAACTACGGCCGAACCGATACCACCACATGTTCTTCTGGAAGACCTGCCAGTCAACTCACTGTCACAGACTGCTACACGCCTGATGCACGAAATAAAGTTGCAGCTAG ATGTGAGGGACAGAGCAGCTGTAATGTGCCTGCTACAAATGATGTCTTCTCTGACCCATGTGTTGGCACTTATAAGTACCTGACAGTTGTGTACTCCTGTTTCTAA
- the LOC125138516 gene encoding rhamnose-binding lectin-like — MMFFLKLALLSFIAVPSLFVSGENIITCEGDVHRLTCDTGLILVKYSFYGRTDNNTCGMKWSPYDLVNTSCSLKISTIADRCNGLKVCEINTALLENPDLCYGTYKYYNTTYECINGRLAVICERGYSTLDCGDGSIQIINANYGRADSVTCSRGVSNSFVQNTNCYSPNTLSKVATLCNGQRRCEVEASYTVFTEPCIGTVKYLTVFYICTGLTVTCEHNTAVLSCGADHINIIGANYGRTDSTTCSSGRHESQIAFTNCYLPDTVHKVAARCEGQRRCEVPATNSVFSDPCVGTFKYLTVVYSCILLLLDFDSACIMMLLKLTLFTLLMAALDLQTHVSGEKEVTCTSQNQTCPRVVACDGGTAVLNCGHRRIRIIRAFYGRLDSTTCAAGRPANQICNRHCSLPRAQQIVSSRCNGRCYCRVPVKRCVLPDPCCGTYKYLSINYYCT, encoded by the exons ATGATGTTCTTCCTGAAGCTCGCTCTACTCAGCT TTATTGCAGTTCCGAGCTTGTTTGTTTCTGGAG aaaatataaTTACCTGTGAAGGTGATGTCCATCGACTTACTTGTG ACACCGGACTGATATTAGTGAAGTATTCTTTCTATGGCCGTACTGACAACAATACCTGCGGTATGAAGTGGTCCCCATATGACTTGGTTAATACCAGCTGCTCTTTGAAGATTTCCACTATTGCTGATAG ATGCAATGGACTAAAAGTGTGTGAGATAAATACGGCTTTACTTGAGAACCCTGACCTATGTTATGGAACTTACAAATACTACAACACCACGTACGAGTGCATCAATGGCC GGTTAGCTGTTATTTGTGAGCGTGGCTACAGCACACTGGATTGCG gagaTGGTTCTATTCAGATTATAAATGCGAACTATGGCCGTGCTGATTCAGTAACCTGTTCCCGTGGAGTTTCTAACAGTTTTGTCCAGAACACTAACTGTTACTCTCCAAACACACTCTCCAAAGTGGCCACtct ctgtaATGGACAGAGGAGATGTGAGGTAGAAGCTTCATACACTGTCTTTACTGAGCCATGCATTGGGACTGTTAAATACCTTACAGTGTTCTACATCTGCACCG GATTGACTGTGACCTGTGAACACAATACTGCTGTACTTTCGTGTG GTGCTGACCATATAAATATCATCGGTGCGAACTACGGCCGAACCGATTCCACCACGTGTTCTTCAGGACGACATGAGAGTCAGATCGCCTTTACAAATTGCTACTTGCCTGACACAGTACATAAAGTTGCAGCTAG ATGTGAAGGACAAAGAAGATGTGAGGTGCCTGCGACCAACAGTGTCTTCTCTGACCCCTGCGTTGGCACCTTTAAGTACCTGACAGTTGTATACTCCTGTATCT TGTTGCTGTTGGACTTTGACTCAGCCTGCATCATGATGCTCCTGAAGCTCACATTATTCACCT tACTTATGGCCGCTCTGGACTTGCAGACTCACGTGTCTGGAG AGAAAGAAGTTACCTGTACTTCCCAGAACCAGACTTGTC CAAGAGTTGTTGCCTGTGATGGTGGTACTGCTGTGCTGAACTGCG GTCATCGTCGTATAAGGATCATCAGAGCTTTCTATGGCCGACTCGATTCCACCACTTGTGCTGCAGGACGACCTGCCAATCAAATCTGTAACAGACATTGCTCCTTGCCCAGAGCACAACAGATTGTTTCATCTAG ATGTAATGGAAGGTGCTACTGTCGCGTGCCGGTTAAAAGATGTGTCTTGCCTGATCCCTGCTGTGGCACCTATAAGTACCTGTCAATTAATTACTACTGTACCT AA
- the LOC125138489 gene encoding L-rhamnose-binding lectin CSL2-like, with protein sequence MMLLKLTLFTLLMAALDFHVSGEKEVTCTSRNRTCPTIVTCDGGTAVLNCGHRRIRIIRAFYGRLDSTTCAAGRPANQICNRHCYLPSAQYIVSSRCNGRCYCHVPVQSCVLPDPCYGTYKYLSISYYCA encoded by the exons ATGATGCTCCTGAAGCTTACATTATTCACCT tACTTATGGCCGCTCTGGACTTTCACGTGTCTGGAG AGAAAGAAGTTACCTGTACTTCTCGGAACCGCACTTGTC CAACAATTGTTACCTGTGATGGTGGTACTGCTGTGCTGAACTGCG GTCATCGTCGTATAAGGATCATCAGAGCTTTCTATGGCCGACTCGATTCCACCACTTGTGCTGCAGGACGACCTGCCAATCAAATCTGTAACAGACATTGCTACTTGCCCAGTGCACAATACATTGTTTCATCTAG ATGTAATGGAAGGTGCTACTGTCACGTGCCAGTTCAATCATGTGTCTTGCCTGATCCCTGCTATGGCACCTATAAGTACCTGTCAATTTCTTACTACTGTGCCT AA